The following proteins are co-located in the Penaeus monodon isolate SGIC_2016 chromosome 10, NSTDA_Pmon_1, whole genome shotgun sequence genome:
- the LOC119577567 gene encoding uncharacterized protein LOC119577567, with protein MLVKCRGARATSGGPRREGHVRRATPRGPRQEGHADRATSGGPRRQGHVRRAMPRGSRQEGHAERVKSGGLRQEGHAERVMSGGPRREGQVRRATSRGSCREGHVERVMSGRSRRERHVGWLMLGGPRQECLVERAMSGGPPLSLPEGCFAAAVVTNE; from the coding sequence TCGGGGCGCGCGGGCCACGTCAGGAGGGCCACGCCGAGAGGGCCACGTCAGGAGGGCCACGCCGAGAGGGCCACGTCAGGAGGGCCACGCCGACAGGGCCACGTCAGGAGGGCCACGCCGACAGGGCCACGTCAGGAGGGCCATGCCGAGAGGGTCACGTCAGGAGGGCCACGCCGAGAGGGTCAAGTCGGGAGGGTTACGTCAGGAGGGCCATGCCGAGAGGGTCATGTCAGGAGGGCCACGCCGAGAGGGTCAAGTCAGGAGGGCCACGTCGAGAGGGTCATGTCGGGAGGGCCACGTCGAGAGGGTCATGTCGGGAAGGTCACGCCGTGAGAGACATGTCGGGTGGCTCATGTTGGGAGGGCCACGCCAGGAGTGCCTCGTCGAGAGGGCCATGTCGGGAGGGCCACCGCTGAGCCTACCTGAGGGCTGTTTCGCGGCAGCGGTTGTTACAAATGAGTGA